Proteins encoded together in one Synechococcus sp. A15-62 window:
- a CDS encoding STAS domain-containing protein — MMPGGLDPISELQRLTVSLRGGFEQKDGCLVFHFTGQLDAYSEKQFTEYVADVLKANKLPAVLDLSKIDFLDSSGLGALVQLAKQCTDSKRSFLLVGNTRVSQTVKLVRLEEFLHLVEDLPTALNQLAA; from the coding sequence ATGATGCCTGGGGGGCTTGATCCCATCAGCGAACTGCAACGACTGACCGTCTCTCTCCGGGGCGGATTCGAACAGAAAGATGGCTGTTTGGTGTTTCATTTCACCGGTCAGTTGGATGCGTACTCCGAGAAGCAGTTCACGGAGTACGTGGCTGATGTCTTGAAAGCCAACAAGCTTCCGGCTGTTCTTGACCTCAGCAAGATCGATTTCCTGGATTCATCCGGTCTTGGTGCCCTGGTGCAGCTGGCCAAGCAATGCACGGATTCAAAGCGGTCTTTCCTGCTGGTGGGGAACACCAGGGTGTCGCAGACCGTGAAGTTGGTGCGTCTTGAGGAGTTTCTCCATCTAGTGGAGGATCTTCCGACAGCTCTGAACCAGCTGGCCGCTTGA
- a CDS encoding Mini-ribonuclease 3, whose amino-acid sequence MSDWIRNQGPSGINEPLGPLQLAWIGDAVWELHQRLRHGAKPGRSDQLHRAVVADVRADAQSRLLSWLEDRELLSSEELDLVRRGRNSAGRGPRRADAAAYGRATGFETMVGWLFLNNPARLAELFDHLEQAGSNP is encoded by the coding sequence TTGAGCGACTGGATACGCAACCAGGGTCCCAGCGGCATCAACGAACCGTTGGGACCATTGCAACTGGCTTGGATTGGCGATGCCGTCTGGGAGCTGCACCAACGGCTGCGCCATGGAGCAAAGCCTGGACGCTCTGATCAATTGCACCGGGCTGTGGTGGCCGATGTCCGTGCTGATGCCCAGTCCCGCCTGCTGAGCTGGTTGGAAGACCGTGAACTTCTCAGTTCAGAAGAACTCGACTTGGTGCGTCGGGGCCGCAACAGTGCCGGTCGGGGTCCACGGCGTGCAGACGCTGCGGCTTATGGAAGGGCCACAGGATTTGAGACAATGGTGGGCTGGCTGTTTCTGAACAATCCAGCCCGGCTTGCGGAGCTCTTCGATCACCTGGAGCAAGCCGGATCCAACCCATAA
- the rlmB gene encoding 23S rRNA (guanosine(2251)-2'-O)-methyltransferase RlmB has protein sequence MSPRFERRSSGPSRDGRSGPGGGGGGRPPGGRPASGRASAGRSSMGRSDSGRPMPSNRRFDGGRSPYAKPGRDGGGYRERRVPRDGEWDQSRGGDRPGNRFAERSGDRPGYRFKERSGDRFGDRPGDRSGERFGDRPKERFGNRSRSFDRDQNASRADAQNERSGPGRFRDRNDRYGDRRRSGDERRQPSQRSRSRYDEGRSQRPDPAPEAAAATPPADDLIWGRHATQAALEAGRPIHRIWCTAEMRSASKFLQLLRDAKASGVLVEEVTWARLGQITGGSVHQGIALQTAAAETLDLDSLIDGCSDLGEPPLLVALDGVTDPHNLGAVVRSAEAMGAHGVVIPQRRSAGLTGSAAKVAAGALEHLPVARVVNLNRSLEKLKDAGYRVVGLAAEGDVTLTDVDLSGPMVLVTGSEDQGLSLMTRRHCDQLVRIPLRGITPSLNASVATALCVYEVARRNWMKDIHGQSPSPPIRRPKLAGAESPVDATEASEIAALPKQSAVSEQPEAPVEKAPEHRIDLDLNPSQPDAALSFDQNIQLSP, from the coding sequence ATGAGCCCTCGCTTTGAACGCCGCTCCAGCGGCCCATCCCGCGATGGCCGTTCGGGGCCAGGGGGAGGTGGGGGCGGTCGACCACCAGGAGGAAGGCCGGCGAGTGGACGAGCATCTGCTGGCCGTTCCTCGATGGGGCGATCAGATAGCGGTCGCCCCATGCCCAGTAACCGTCGTTTCGATGGTGGTCGTTCTCCCTATGCCAAACCTGGGCGTGATGGCGGCGGTTATCGCGAACGACGCGTTCCACGGGATGGAGAGTGGGACCAGTCCCGAGGTGGTGACCGGCCCGGTAACCGCTTTGCTGAGCGTTCCGGTGATCGACCCGGTTATCGGTTCAAGGAGCGGTCTGGGGATCGTTTCGGTGATCGACCAGGTGATCGATCCGGAGAACGCTTCGGTGATCGTCCGAAAGAGCGGTTCGGCAACCGTTCCCGTTCCTTCGACCGAGATCAGAACGCCTCCCGTGCAGACGCTCAGAACGAACGCTCTGGGCCTGGACGTTTTCGCGATCGCAACGATCGTTATGGCGACCGCCGTCGTTCAGGCGATGAACGACGCCAACCGTCCCAGCGCTCCAGATCCCGCTACGACGAGGGCCGTTCCCAGCGCCCGGATCCAGCACCGGAGGCCGCAGCGGCCACACCCCCGGCGGACGATCTGATTTGGGGGCGTCATGCCACCCAGGCCGCTTTGGAAGCGGGACGCCCCATCCATCGCATCTGGTGCACTGCGGAGATGCGCAGTGCCTCCAAATTTCTTCAGCTCCTGCGCGATGCCAAGGCTTCGGGGGTTCTCGTGGAAGAGGTGACCTGGGCCAGGCTCGGCCAGATCACAGGTGGATCCGTTCACCAGGGCATCGCCCTGCAGACGGCGGCGGCGGAGACCCTTGATCTCGACAGCCTCATCGATGGCTGCTCGGATCTGGGGGAACCCCCCCTGTTGGTGGCCTTGGACGGTGTCACCGACCCCCACAACCTCGGGGCGGTTGTTCGTTCCGCTGAGGCCATGGGAGCCCACGGTGTGGTGATTCCCCAGCGCCGCAGTGCTGGCTTGACCGGTTCCGCTGCCAAGGTGGCGGCCGGAGCCCTGGAACACCTGCCGGTGGCCCGCGTCGTCAACCTCAATCGTTCTTTGGAGAAGCTCAAAGACGCCGGCTACAGGGTGGTGGGTCTTGCCGCTGAAGGTGATGTGACCCTCACCGATGTTGACCTCAGTGGGCCGATGGTGCTGGTCACCGGATCCGAGGACCAAGGCTTGTCGCTGATGACCCGGCGTCATTGCGACCAGTTGGTTCGCATCCCGCTGAGGGGCATCACACCGAGCCTCAATGCCTCCGTCGCCACAGCCCTTTGCGTGTACGAGGTGGCCCGGCGCAACTGGATGAAGGACATTCACGGCCAGTCACCGTCTCCGCCGATCCGGCGGCCGAAGCTTGCGGGTGCTGAATCGCCCGTTGATGCAACTGAGGCGTCAGAGATTGCTGCACTGCCTAAACAGTCTGCTGTCTCTGAACAGCCTGAAGCTCCTGTGGAGAAGGCTCCGGAACATCGGATTGATCTCGATCTGAACCCATCGCAGCCGGATGCTGCCTTGTCGTTCGATCAGAACATCCAGCTATCTCCCTGA
- a CDS encoding DUF1816 domain-containing protein has product MSPLIRPLRSLANGFGVAWWARVQTSGPDVTYWFGPFITRKGLESELSSFLDDVKSEQPQSISHSLLRTRRSEPLTISAEG; this is encoded by the coding sequence ATGAGTCCCCTGATTCGGCCGCTGCGCAGCCTGGCCAATGGCTTTGGAGTCGCTTGGTGGGCGCGTGTTCAGACCTCAGGCCCTGATGTGACCTATTGGTTCGGTCCTTTCATTACCCGCAAGGGGCTGGAGAGCGAGCTCAGCTCCTTCCTGGACGACGTCAAGTCGGAGCAACCCCAGTCGATCAGCCATTCCCTGCTGCGGACCCGGCGCTCCGAGCCCCTCACCATCTCCGCTGAGGGCTGA
- the gatA gene encoding Asp-tRNA(Asn)/Glu-tRNA(Gln) amidotransferase subunit GatA yields the protein MDRRDMTISAWRQQLQSGEISSRELVDQHLKRLESSEPSLNAFVEVTADQARAEASRIDEARAAGEALGPLAGLPLAIKDNLCTKGVRTTCSSRMLEQFVPPYESTVTERLWQAGGVLVGKTNLDEFAMGGSTETSAFGATQNPWNTAHVPGGSSGGSAAAVAAGSCVASLGSDTGGSIRQPASFCGVVGLKPTYGRVSRWGLVAFASSLDQVGPFAGSVADVAELLQVIAGPDPRDSTCLDAAVPDFSAGLSQSIRGLKVGVIKECFDAEGLDPEVKASVQASAAQLEALGAELVEVSCPRFNDGIATYYVIAPSEASANLARYDGVKYGFRAEDAESLAAMTARSRAEGFGAEVQRRILIGTYALSAGYVDAYYKKAQQVRTLIRRDFDAAFKSVDVLLTPTAPSTAFKAGAHADDPLAMYLADLLTIPVNLAGLPAISVPCGFSAAGLPIGMQLIGNVLDEPRLLQVAHQYEQAAQVFASRPEAALVP from the coding sequence ATGGATCGCAGGGACATGACGATCAGCGCGTGGCGTCAGCAACTGCAGAGCGGCGAGATTTCCTCCCGCGAGCTCGTTGATCAGCACCTCAAGCGGCTCGAAAGTTCTGAGCCTTCGCTGAACGCTTTTGTTGAAGTCACGGCCGATCAGGCCCGTGCTGAAGCGTCCCGCATTGATGAAGCCCGGGCCGCCGGAGAGGCCCTTGGCCCCCTGGCTGGATTGCCGCTGGCGATCAAGGACAACCTCTGCACCAAAGGTGTTCGCACCACCTGTTCCAGCCGCATGCTCGAGCAGTTCGTGCCGCCCTACGAATCCACGGTCACCGAGCGGCTCTGGCAGGCCGGAGGTGTGTTGGTGGGCAAGACAAATCTGGATGAGTTCGCCATGGGTGGCTCAACCGAAACGTCCGCGTTCGGTGCCACACAGAACCCCTGGAATACCGCCCATGTGCCGGGTGGAAGCTCCGGTGGCAGCGCAGCGGCTGTCGCCGCCGGCAGTTGCGTCGCTTCCCTTGGTTCCGACACCGGTGGTTCCATCCGCCAACCGGCATCCTTCTGTGGAGTGGTGGGCCTCAAGCCCACCTATGGACGCGTCAGCCGTTGGGGTCTGGTGGCCTTTGCCAGTTCCCTCGATCAGGTGGGTCCATTCGCCGGCAGCGTTGCTGATGTGGCCGAACTGCTCCAGGTAATCGCCGGGCCCGACCCCCGCGATTCCACTTGTCTTGATGCGGCTGTTCCTGATTTCAGCGCTGGCCTCAGCCAGTCCATTAGGGGCCTCAAGGTGGGGGTGATCAAGGAGTGCTTCGACGCCGAAGGCCTCGATCCTGAGGTGAAAGCATCGGTGCAGGCCTCTGCTGCCCAGCTTGAGGCTCTTGGGGCTGAACTGGTGGAGGTGAGCTGCCCCCGGTTCAACGACGGCATCGCCACTTACTACGTGATCGCCCCATCGGAGGCGTCCGCCAATCTGGCGCGATACGACGGTGTCAAATATGGCTTCCGTGCCGAAGACGCCGAGAGCCTTGCCGCGATGACGGCGCGAAGCCGAGCTGAAGGGTTTGGCGCTGAGGTGCAACGACGAATCCTGATCGGCACCTACGCCCTGTCCGCCGGATACGTCGATGCTTACTACAAAAAGGCGCAGCAGGTGCGCACCCTGATCCGGCGGGACTTCGATGCTGCCTTCAAGAGTGTGGATGTGCTGCTCACGCCAACAGCGCCCTCCACGGCCTTCAAGGCTGGCGCCCACGCCGACGACCCTCTGGCGATGTATCTGGCTGACCTGCTGACGATTCCGGTCAACCTGGCTGGACTTCCGGCCATCAGTGTTCCCTGTGGATTCAGTGCGGCGGGTCTGCCCATCGGGATGCAACTGATTGGCAACGTGTTGGATGAACCGCGTTTGCTTCAGGTGGCCCATCAGTACGAGCAGGCTGCGCAGGTGTTTGCATCACGCCCGGAAGCTGCGCTGGTTCCCTGA
- a CDS encoding DNA polymerase III subunit alpha: MAFVPLHNHSDYSLLDGASQLPAMVERAKQLGMPAIALTDHGVMYGAIELLKLCQGTDLKPIIGNEMYVINGSIDDPQPKKEKRYHLVVLAKNATGYRNLVKLTSISHLRGMRGRGIFSRACIDKELLKQHSEGLIIATACLGGEIAQAILRGRPDVACKVAAWYQEVFGDDYYLEIQDHGSPEDRIVNVEIVKIAKELGIQIVATNDAHYLSKQDVEAHDALLCVLTGKLITDEKRLRYTGTEYIKTEEEMGLLFGDHLEPEVVQEAIANTVKVAEKVEPYDILGRYQMPRFPIPEGHTPVSYLREVTEQGLRDRLELSPEASLPDDYAERMAHELKIMEQMGFPTYFLVVWDYIRFAREQNIPVGPGRGSAAGSLVAYCLGITNIDPITNCLLFERFLNPERKSMPDIDTDFCIERRGEVIDYVTERYGEDKVAQIITFNRMTSKAVLKDVARVLDIPYGDADRLAKLIPVVRGKPAKLKAMIGEESPNPEFREKYEADPTVKRWVDMAMRIEGTNKTFGVHAAGVVIAADPLDELVPLQRNNDGQVITQYFMEDVESMGLLKMDFLGLKNLTMIEKTLELVEVSSGTRVDPDKLPPQDEETFALLARGDLEGIFQLESSGMRQIVRDLKPSSLEDISSILALYRPGPLDAGLIPKFINRKHGREAIDFAHAILEPILSETYGIMVYQEQIMRIAQDLAGYSLGQADLLRRAMGKKKVSEMQKHRGIFVQGAGERGVDEKVADELFDQMVLFAEYCFNKSHSTAYGAVTYQTAYLKAHYPVAYMAALLTVNAGAADKVQRYISNCNAMGIEVMPPDVNASLTDFTPNGDRILFGLSAVRNLGDGAIRQLIAARDSDGPFRSLADLCDRIPSSVLNRRGLESLVHCGALDAMDPQANRAQLMADLDLLLDWASSRAKDRDSGQGNLFDLMAPAADADGPADLSHAPKAAPVPDYPPTEKLRLEKDLVGFYLSDHPLKQLTPSSKLLAPIGLGSLEEQPDKAKVSAIAMVAEMRQVTTRKGDRMAILQLEDLTGSCEAVVFPKSYARLADHLMAEARLLVWAGVDRRDERVQLIIDDCRAVDELNLLLVQLPSDQASDIAIQHKLRECLNQHRPERDELGVKVPVVAEVCHGDSVRYVRLGSQFCVKDVDAAIASLRTQSFEARSSDRLVLS, encoded by the coding sequence ATGGCTTTTGTTCCTCTCCACAACCACAGCGACTACAGCCTTCTCGATGGCGCGTCGCAGCTGCCGGCCATGGTTGAGCGGGCAAAACAGCTGGGCATGCCTGCCATCGCCCTGACAGATCACGGCGTGATGTACGGCGCGATTGAGCTGCTGAAGCTCTGTCAGGGAACTGATCTCAAGCCGATCATCGGCAACGAGATGTATGTGATCAACGGGTCCATTGACGATCCGCAACCCAAGAAAGAGAAGCGATATCACCTGGTGGTGCTGGCCAAAAATGCCACCGGCTACCGCAATCTGGTGAAGCTCACCAGCATCAGCCACCTGCGGGGGATGAGGGGACGCGGGATCTTCTCCCGTGCCTGCATCGACAAGGAGCTGCTGAAGCAACACAGCGAGGGCCTGATCATCGCCACGGCCTGTCTCGGTGGCGAGATTGCTCAGGCGATTCTTCGGGGGCGCCCCGATGTGGCATGCAAGGTGGCGGCTTGGTATCAGGAGGTTTTCGGCGACGACTACTACCTCGAGATCCAGGACCATGGATCTCCTGAGGATCGGATCGTCAACGTCGAGATCGTCAAAATTGCCAAGGAACTCGGCATCCAGATCGTTGCGACCAACGATGCCCACTACCTGAGCAAGCAGGACGTTGAAGCCCACGATGCCTTGCTCTGCGTGCTCACCGGCAAGCTGATCACCGATGAGAAGCGGCTGCGTTACACCGGCACCGAATACATCAAAACCGAAGAGGAGATGGGCCTTCTCTTCGGGGATCACCTCGAGCCTGAGGTGGTTCAGGAAGCGATCGCCAACACCGTCAAGGTGGCCGAGAAGGTGGAGCCTTACGACATCCTTGGCCGCTATCAAATGCCCCGCTTCCCCATCCCCGAGGGCCACACCCCCGTCAGCTACCTGCGGGAGGTGACGGAGCAGGGATTGCGGGATCGGCTCGAGCTGAGTCCTGAGGCTTCCTTGCCCGACGACTATGCCGAGCGCATGGCCCATGAGCTCAAGATCATGGAGCAGATGGGATTCCCCACCTACTTCCTGGTGGTCTGGGATTACATCCGTTTCGCCCGGGAACAGAACATTCCCGTCGGTCCGGGTCGTGGCTCCGCCGCAGGGTCGCTTGTCGCGTACTGCCTGGGAATCACCAACATTGATCCGATCACCAACTGCCTGTTGTTCGAGCGCTTCCTTAATCCGGAACGCAAGTCGATGCCTGATATCGACACCGACTTCTGCATCGAGCGTCGTGGTGAGGTGATCGACTACGTCACAGAGCGCTATGGCGAGGACAAGGTGGCCCAGATCATCACCTTCAACCGGATGACGTCAAAGGCGGTTTTGAAGGATGTGGCCAGGGTGCTCGACATCCCCTACGGCGATGCCGACCGTCTGGCGAAGCTGATCCCGGTGGTTCGTGGCAAGCCCGCGAAGCTCAAGGCGATGATCGGCGAGGAATCCCCCAACCCCGAGTTTCGCGAGAAATACGAGGCGGATCCAACGGTGAAGCGTTGGGTGGACATGGCGATGCGGATTGAAGGCACCAACAAAACCTTCGGTGTTCACGCAGCTGGTGTGGTCATCGCTGCTGACCCTCTCGATGAACTGGTGCCGCTGCAGCGCAACAACGATGGTCAGGTGATCACGCAGTACTTCATGGAAGACGTGGAATCCATGGGTCTGTTGAAGATGGATTTCCTGGGGTTGAAGAACCTCACGATGATCGAAAAGACCCTCGAACTGGTGGAGGTCAGCAGTGGCACCCGTGTCGATCCCGACAAACTGCCGCCCCAGGATGAAGAGACCTTTGCACTTCTGGCGAGAGGTGATCTGGAGGGGATCTTCCAGTTGGAATCCAGCGGAATGCGGCAGATCGTGCGTGATCTCAAGCCGTCATCCCTGGAAGACATCTCCTCGATTCTTGCCCTCTACAGACCGGGTCCCCTCGATGCTGGCCTGATTCCCAAATTCATCAACCGCAAGCACGGCCGGGAGGCGATCGACTTCGCCCACGCGATTCTTGAGCCGATCCTGTCCGAGACCTACGGAATCATGGTGTATCAGGAACAGATCATGCGGATAGCGCAGGATCTGGCCGGCTATTCTCTGGGTCAGGCCGACCTGCTTCGGCGTGCGATGGGCAAGAAAAAAGTATCCGAGATGCAGAAGCACCGCGGCATTTTCGTTCAGGGTGCTGGAGAGCGCGGCGTTGATGAAAAGGTCGCCGACGAACTGTTCGATCAGATGGTTCTCTTCGCTGAATACTGCTTCAACAAGAGCCATTCCACGGCCTATGGAGCCGTCACGTATCAGACGGCTTACCTGAAGGCGCATTACCCGGTCGCTTACATGGCGGCCCTGCTCACGGTGAATGCTGGAGCTGCCGACAAGGTGCAGCGCTACATCTCCAATTGCAATGCAATGGGCATTGAGGTGATGCCTCCGGATGTGAATGCCTCACTCACCGATTTCACCCCCAATGGCGATCGGATCCTGTTCGGACTCTCCGCCGTTCGCAACCTTGGTGATGGCGCGATCCGTCAATTGATTGCCGCCCGCGATAGCGATGGTCCCTTCCGCTCTCTGGCGGATCTGTGCGACCGGATTCCGTCCTCGGTGCTCAACCGTCGTGGTCTGGAGTCGTTGGTTCACTGCGGTGCCCTGGATGCCATGGATCCGCAGGCCAACCGTGCTCAGTTGATGGCTGATCTGGATCTGCTGCTCGACTGGGCCTCCTCACGGGCCAAAGACCGAGACAGCGGCCAGGGCAACCTCTTTGATCTGATGGCTCCTGCCGCCGATGCTGATGGGCCGGCGGATCTCAGCCATGCACCCAAGGCGGCACCGGTGCCGGACTATCCCCCAACGGAGAAGCTTCGTCTCGAAAAAGATCTGGTGGGCTTCTACCTTTCTGATCACCCGCTCAAACAGCTCACACCCTCGTCGAAGTTGCTGGCGCCCATCGGTCTGGGCTCTCTTGAAGAACAGCCAGACAAAGCCAAGGTGAGTGCCATTGCGATGGTGGCTGAAATGCGCCAGGTCACCACACGCAAGGGCGATCGCATGGCGATCCTGCAGCTCGAGGATCTCACCGGAAGTTGCGAGGCTGTGGTGTTTCCCAAGAGCTACGCCCGCCTTGCGGATCACCTGATGGCTGAGGCCCGCCTTTTGGTGTGGGCTGGCGTCGATCGGCGTGACGAGCGCGTGCAGCTGATCATCGACGACTGCCGCGCCGTTGATGAGCTCAATCTGTTGCTGGTTCAGCTCCCCTCTGATCAGGCCAGCGACATCGCTATCCAGCACAAGCTGAGGGAATGCCTCAACCAACACCGCCCTGAGCGGGATGAGCTGGGCGTGAAGGTGCCTGTCGTCGCCGAGGTTTGTCACGGCGATAGCGTTCGCTATGTGCGACTCGGCTCCCAGTTCTGCGTCAAGGACGTGGATGCAGCGATTGCTTCACTGCGCACTCAATCCTTTGAAGCTCGAAGCAGCGACCGTCTGGTGCTCTCCTGA
- a CDS encoding PAM68 family protein — MPEQRNALPFEPKGSGKGSKPVSGTPRQEAIPRYVADRMARRVAVFAGLPSLAGMGVFVGSYFLVTRGIADIAPGLTLTGSGLFFLLGLVGLSVGVLTASWDPEPGSLLGFENFKPNIQRMKESIRAQKQQQKQSKS; from the coding sequence ATGCCTGAGCAACGCAATGCCCTTCCCTTCGAGCCCAAAGGGTCTGGGAAGGGAAGTAAGCCAGTCTCGGGAACGCCTCGGCAGGAAGCCATTCCTCGCTACGTGGCTGATCGGATGGCTCGCAGGGTTGCTGTCTTCGCAGGACTCCCGTCCCTCGCTGGGATGGGAGTTTTTGTTGGCAGTTATTTCCTTGTCACCCGTGGCATTGCCGACATTGCCCCTGGTCTGACCCTGACGGGATCCGGACTGTTTTTCCTCTTGGGACTGGTGGGCCTCAGCGTTGGCGTGTTGACCGCCAGCTGGGATCCCGAACCGGGTTCTCTGCTGGGCTTCGAAAACTTCAAGCCCAACATCCAGCGGATGAAGGAGTCGATCCGGGCCCAGAAGCAGCAGCAAAAGCAGTCAAAGTCCTGA
- the rpsO gene encoding 30S ribosomal protein S15 gives MSLDTTEKQQLINTHQTHGTDTGSAEVQVAMLSERINRLSSHLQNNIHDFSSRQGLLKMIGRRKRLLNYMRSKSEQRYADTIAKLGIRG, from the coding sequence ATGTCGCTTGATACCACCGAGAAGCAACAGCTGATCAACACCCACCAGACCCACGGCACCGACACTGGTTCGGCCGAGGTCCAGGTGGCCATGCTGAGTGAGCGGATCAACCGTCTCAGCAGCCATCTGCAGAACAACATCCATGACTTCTCCTCTCGCCAGGGGCTGCTCAAAATGATTGGCCGCCGCAAGCGCCTGCTGAACTACATGCGCAGCAAGAGCGAGCAACGGTACGCCGACACGATCGCCAAACTGGGCATTCGCGGCTGA
- the ruvA gene encoding Holliday junction branch migration protein RuvA — MIGWLEGLIVYKQQRGNRSQITLSCNGVGYEVQITQREWLTLENDQTIQLWIHQTISPDNWQFFGFKSTQERDIFRELISVNGVGPQAGMALMQECKPQELVEAISNGDLRRLCKAQGIGKRTAERLAVELRASIAVFAGMDPAPSLAEGVSSEQMPESGADVEATLSMLGYDDLEIRRAIRAIAEGSDGPPPPGDDQDAWLRGCLQWLSRDSA, encoded by the coding sequence ATGATCGGCTGGCTCGAGGGTCTAATCGTTTACAAACAACAGCGAGGAAATCGAAGTCAGATCACTCTGAGCTGCAATGGTGTTGGCTACGAAGTTCAAATAACACAACGTGAATGGTTAACCCTAGAAAACGATCAAACAATTCAACTTTGGATTCACCAAACCATCAGCCCGGATAATTGGCAATTTTTCGGTTTCAAATCAACGCAAGAACGAGACATTTTCAGAGAATTAATCAGTGTCAACGGGGTTGGCCCGCAAGCAGGGATGGCACTGATGCAGGAATGCAAGCCTCAAGAACTTGTCGAAGCGATCAGCAACGGCGATCTACGCCGACTCTGCAAGGCCCAAGGCATTGGCAAACGTACCGCTGAGCGTCTGGCGGTGGAGCTCCGGGCCTCCATTGCGGTATTTGCCGGAATGGACCCAGCCCCTTCACTCGCGGAGGGAGTCAGCTCGGAACAAATGCCAGAGAGCGGGGCTGACGTCGAAGCGACCCTCTCAATGCTTGGGTATGACGATCTCGAAATTCGTCGCGCCATTCGTGCCATCGCCGAGGGTTCCGACGGTCCCCCACCCCCTGGAGACGATCAAGACGCGTGGCTGCGAGGCTGTCTTCAGTGGTTAAGCCGCGATTCGGCCTGA
- a CDS encoding cation:proton antiporter subunit C, with the protein MLTPEKIRLFPIVLLMIIGCFGLLNSKSILRSLLSLDVIDTATITIFVFFAASSGYQTPIVSAQRYSAYSDPYPQAIILTAIVIGFATQALLCSVALRLGRKSPMLRYRDLEK; encoded by the coding sequence GTGCTGACGCCCGAGAAAATAAGGTTGTTCCCGATCGTCTTGCTGATGATCATTGGTTGCTTTGGTTTACTTAATTCAAAATCAATTTTACGTTCGCTTCTTTCGCTTGATGTGATTGATACGGCCACCATCACTATTTTTGTATTCTTTGCTGCATCCTCTGGTTATCAGACGCCCATTGTTTCCGCACAGCGATACAGCGCTTATTCAGATCCATATCCGCAAGCCATCATTTTGACTGCAATTGTTATCGGCTTTGCCACCCAAGCTTTGCTTTGTTCGGTAGCACTTCGCCTCGGTAGGAAATCGCCAATGCTTCGCTATAGAGATCTTGAAAAATAA